A window of the Serinus canaria isolate serCan28SL12 chromosome 27, serCan2020, whole genome shotgun sequence genome harbors these coding sequences:
- the NGFR gene encoding tumor necrosis factor receptor superfamily member 16 encodes MAGLLPLLLLLLPAGPGAGASQDDCVSKLFTASGECCRLCNVGEGVVQPCGVNQTVCEPCLDSVTFSDTASATEPCKPCTQCEGLQSMSAPCVETDDAVCRCAYGYFQDEASGSCRECRVCQVGFGLMFPCKDLQDTVCEECPEGTFSSEANFVDPCLPCTTCEENEVLVRECTAVADAECRGLHPRWTTQAPSLGGSESPEVATREPLSTEGGASTAGDTATTVMGSSQPVVTHGTSDNLIPVYCSILAAVVVGLVAYIAFKRWNSCKQNKQGANNRPVNQTPSPEGEKLHSDSGISVDSQSLHEQQPPGQGTQGPAPKAEGSPYSALPASKQEEVEKLLGSSAEDTWRQLAGELGYKEELIESFTREEAPARALLAHWAGRESATLDALLAALRRLQRGDIADSLASESTATSPV; translated from the exons aTGGCCGGGCtcctgccgctgctgctgctcctgctgccggCG gGCCCCGGGGCTGGCGCCTCCCAGGACGATTGTGTCTCCAAGCTGTTCACGGCCAGCGGGGAGTGCTGCCGGCTCTGCAACGTGGGCGAGGGCGTGGTGCAGCCCTGCGGGGTCAACCAGACCGTCTGCGAGCCCTGCCTGGACA GCGTCACCTTCTCGGACACGGCCAGCGCCACGGAGCCGTGCAAGCCATGCACGCAGTGCgaggggctgcagagcatgTCGGCGCCCTGCGTGGAGACCGACGACGCCGTCTGCCGCTGCGCCTACGGCTACTTCCAGGACGAGGCCAGCGGGAGCTGCCGCGAGTGCCGCGTCTGCCAGGTGGGCTTCGGCCTCATGTTCCCCTGCAAGGACTTGCAGGACACCGTGTGCGAGGAGTGCCCTGAGGGCACCTTCTCCAGCGAGGCCAACTTCGTggatccctgcctgccctgcaccaCCTGCGAGGAGAACGAGGTGCTGGTGCGGGAGTGCACGGCCGTGGCGGATGCGGAGTGCCGGG GACTCCACCCTCGCTGGACAACGCAGGCCCCGTCCCTGGGGGGCTCTGAGAGCCCCGAGGTGGCCACCAGGGAGCCGCTGAGCACCGAGGGAGGGGCCAGCACGGCAGGGGACACGGCCACCACCGTCATGGGCAGCTCGCAGCCCGTGGTGACCCACGGCACCAGTGACAACCTCATCCCCGTCTACTGCTCCATCCTGGCCGCCGTGGTGGTGGGGCTGGTGGCCTACATCGCCTTCAAGAG GTGGAACAGCTGCAAGCAGAACAAACAAGGGGCCAACAACCGCCCGGTGAACCAGACACCGTCCCCAGAGGGGGAGAAGCTGCACAGCGACAGCGGCATCTCCGTGGACAGCCAGAGCCTGCACGAGCAGCAGCCCCCCGGGCAGGGCACCCAGGGGCCAG ctcccaaggcCGAGGGCAGCCCTTACTCGGCGCTGCCGGCCAGcaagcaggaggaggtggagaagctgctgggcagctcGGCCGAGGACACGTGGCGGCAGCTGGCGGGCGAGCTGGGCTACAAGGAGGAGCTGATCGAGTCGTTCACGCGCGAGGAGGCGCCGGCGCGGGCGCTGCTGGCCCACTGGGCCGGCCGCGAGTCGGCCACGCTGGACGCGCTCCTGGCCGCCCTGCGCCGCCTGCAGCGAGGGGACATCGCCGACAGCCTGGCCAGCGAGTCCACGGCCACCTCGCCCGTCTGA